From a region of the Primulina eburnea isolate SZY01 chromosome 7, ASM2296580v1, whole genome shotgun sequence genome:
- the LOC140837297 gene encoding uncharacterized protein, which translates to MRTMNIGFKKSTPDGSGSPSSLEEKQGKINEVRTLIGPQSKLAYYCSDESISRYLRARNWNVKKAVKMLKASLKWRLEYKPEEFRWDDVAQEAETGKIYRASYKDKYGRPVLVMRPRCQNSKSIKGQIKYLVYCMESAISNLTHDQEQMVWLIDFHGFNMSNISVNVTRETAFVLQEQYPERLGVAILYDPPKIFEPFWKIAKPFLEPKTMDKVKFVYPDDPNSSKIMKELFDMELVESAFGGKDDTGFNISRYAERMRADDEKRTRFWTTNNNLGSSTLPPAISSSSFNAANSDTDSDDSYVKVDKSSSPRYDEEEDDAMAVNTLHSKQQ; encoded by the exons ATGAGAACTATGAACATTGGGTTCAAAAAATCCACTCCAGATGGCAGTGGGAGTCCTTCGTCTCTGGAAGAAAAGCAGGGAAAG ATTAATGAGGTCAGAACGTTGATCGGGCCACAGTCCAAATTGGCCTATTACTGTTCCGATGAATCCATTTCAAGATACTTGCGAGCGCGAAACTGGAATGTGAAGAAGGCAGTTAAAATGCTTAAAGCAAGTTTGAAATGGAGGTTGGAGTATAAGCCGGAAGAGTTTCGTTGG GACGATGTTGCACAAGAGGCAGAAACTGGAAAAATATACCGAGCAAGTTATAAAGATAAGTATGGGAGGCCAGTTCTTGTCATGAGACCGAGGTGCCAG AATTCGAAGTCAATAAAAGGGcaaattaagtatttggtttatTGCATGGAGAGCGCAATTTCAAATCTTACCCATGACCAAGAGCAGATGGTTTGGTTGATTGATTTCCATGGGTTTAATATGTCCAACATATCAGTCAACGTCACACGGGAAACAGCTTTTGTCCTGCAAGAGCAATATCCCGAGAGGCTTGGAGTAGCAATTTTATACGATCCTCCAAAGATTTTCGAACCATTTTGGAAG ATTGCAAAACCCTTCTTAGAGCCAAAAACAATGGACAAAGTCAAATTTGTGTACCCAGATGACCCCAATTCAAGCAAGATTATGAAAGAGTTGTTCGACATGGAGCTGGTTGAGTCGGCTTTCGGTGGTAAAGATGATACTGGTTTTAACATTAGCAGATATGCTGAGAGGATGAGGGCCGATGATGAAAAACGGACGCGTTTTTGGACAACTAATAATAATCTTGGATCTTCAACTTTGCCACCTGCTATATCTAGCTCCAGTTTCAATGCTGCGAATTCAGACACTGATTCAGACGACTCATATGTAAAAGTAGACAAATCCTCGTCTCCTAGgtatgatgaagaagaagatgatgCAATGGCTGTTAACACTCTACACTCAAAACAACAATAA